A portion of the Acidobacteriota bacterium genome contains these proteins:
- a CDS encoding methyltransferase domain-containing protein, whose amino-acid sequence MADVRFTRSIDKDHLARLKQAREEADAAYNAALSALDAALPAPRAVPDDPTRPDETQITPLNERYAIVAGMHPPSGIKNVVLRQVWSWLAPVFARQEAFNATLVDHVNRNVAATRSLHEAQTGVLAALRDELAQLATFHSALIVYLQQLTPYVDTKDYEFDGLATRRVEDVGTAVETLHHRTVGPGGAISGVGDELNRRLEMLAVRERRFESRVAALDAAHTQLAQSLGVITRATQTLKREVEGVIGSATGNRQPATGTPGRAGSPSPAAPDNSFAAGGIESFKYVGFEDQFRGSATTIRERLRDYVPLFASQRDVLDIGCGRGEFLDLLRQDGIRARGLDINHEMVEVCRQRGLDASEGDALSYLDGLADESLGGIFAAQVVEHLEPDYLVRLLQRAGEVLKPGGVLALETVNVACWFAFFQSYVRDITHVRPLHPETLAYFVRASGFPHVDIQYRSPYPDAHKLQHVPGGDALHYTVNANVDKLNSLLFTHLDYAVVARKP is encoded by the coding sequence ATGGCCGACGTCCGCTTCACCCGCTCGATCGACAAGGACCACCTCGCACGTCTGAAGCAGGCGCGCGAAGAGGCAGACGCCGCGTACAACGCGGCGCTGTCTGCGCTCGATGCCGCGCTGCCGGCGCCGCGCGCGGTGCCCGACGATCCCACGCGGCCCGACGAGACGCAGATCACGCCGCTCAACGAACGCTACGCGATCGTCGCGGGCATGCACCCGCCGAGCGGGATCAAGAACGTGGTGCTGCGCCAGGTGTGGAGCTGGCTCGCGCCGGTGTTCGCGCGACAGGAAGCGTTCAACGCCACGCTCGTCGATCACGTCAACCGCAACGTGGCTGCGACGCGCTCGCTGCACGAGGCACAGACAGGCGTCCTCGCCGCGCTTCGCGACGAGCTCGCGCAGCTCGCCACATTCCACTCGGCGCTCATCGTCTATCTGCAGCAGCTCACGCCGTACGTGGACACGAAGGACTACGAGTTCGATGGTCTGGCGACACGACGCGTGGAAGACGTGGGCACCGCCGTCGAGACACTGCACCATCGTACCGTCGGCCCGGGTGGGGCGATCAGCGGCGTGGGCGATGAACTGAATCGCCGCCTCGAGATGCTCGCCGTCCGCGAACGCCGCTTCGAATCACGCGTCGCCGCGCTCGACGCCGCCCACACCCAGCTCGCCCAGTCGCTCGGCGTCATCACGCGCGCCACGCAGACGTTGAAGAGAGAGGTGGAAGGTGTGATCGGGTCGGCAACCGGCAACCGGCAACCGGCAACCGGAACTCCTGGGAGGGCCGGCTCTCCGAGCCCGGCCGCTCCCGACAACTCCTTTGCTGCCGGGGGTATCGAGTCCTTCAAGTATGTTGGCTTCGAAGACCAGTTCCGCGGGTCCGCGACGACGATTCGGGAGCGGTTGCGGGATTACGTTCCGCTGTTTGCCTCGCAGCGGGACGTGCTCGACATCGGCTGCGGGCGGGGCGAATTCCTCGATCTGCTGCGGCAGGACGGCATACGCGCGCGTGGGCTCGACATCAATCACGAGATGGTCGAAGTGTGCCGGCAGCGCGGGCTCGACGCGTCGGAGGGCGATGCGCTGTCGTACCTCGACGGCCTGGCGGACGAGAGCCTCGGCGGCATCTTCGCCGCGCAGGTCGTGGAGCATCTCGAACCCGACTACCTCGTGCGCCTGCTCCAGCGCGCGGGCGAAGTCCTGAAGCCGGGCGGCGTGCTCGCGCTCGAGACCGTCAACGTGGCGTGCTGGTTCGCGTTCTTCCAGAGCTACGTACGCGACATCACGCACGTGCGCCCGCTGCACCCCGAGACGCTCGCGTACTTCGTGCGCGCCAGCGGGTTCCCGCACGTGGACATCCAGTACCGCTCGCCCTATCCCGACGCGCACAAGCTGCAACACGTGCCCGGCGGCGACGCCCTGCACTACAC
- a CDS encoding thiazole synthase: MSDTLTIADRTFSSRLFVGTGKYSSNEVMRDCHAASGAEVVTVAVRRVDLNDRSGTSLMDFIAPSMFILPNTAACYTAQDAIRTARLGREAGLSNWVKLEVIGDERTLFPDNEALIEATKVLVKEGFVVLPYTTDDPIVCRKLEDAGAAAVMPLGAPIGSGLGIQNPNNISIIKEFAGVPVVVDAGVGTASDVALAMELGADAVLLNTAIAQATEPVLMAAAMKHAVEAGRLAWRAGRMPKRRYASASSPLSGTIHATPRA; encoded by the coding sequence ATGTCTGACACACTCACCATCGCCGATCGCACCTTCTCTTCACGCCTCTTCGTCGGCACGGGCAAGTACTCGTCCAACGAGGTGATGCGCGACTGCCACGCCGCCTCCGGCGCGGAGGTCGTCACCGTCGCCGTGCGGCGCGTCGACCTGAACGACAGGAGCGGCACGTCGCTGATGGACTTCATCGCGCCATCGATGTTCATCCTGCCCAACACCGCCGCGTGCTACACGGCGCAGGACGCCATCCGCACCGCGCGGCTCGGACGCGAGGCCGGCCTGTCCAACTGGGTGAAGCTCGAAGTCATCGGCGACGAGCGAACGCTGTTCCCGGACAACGAGGCGCTGATCGAAGCGACGAAGGTGCTCGTCAAGGAAGGCTTCGTCGTGCTGCCCTACACGACCGACGATCCGATCGTGTGTCGCAAGCTCGAAGACGCGGGCGCGGCAGCCGTGATGCCGCTCGGCGCACCGATCGGCTCCGGCCTCGGCATCCAGAACCCGAACAACATCTCGATCATCAAGGAGTTCGCCGGCGTGCCCGTCGTCGTCGATGCCGGCGTGGGGACGGCGTCCGACGTGGCCCTCGCGATGGAGCTCGGGGCCGACGCCGTGCTGCTCAACACGGCGATCGCGCAGGCGACCGAACCGGTGTTGATGGCCGCGGCGATGAAGCACGCCGTCGAGGCCGGACGACTCGCGTGGCGCGCCGGCCGCATGCCGAAGCGGCGCTACGCGTCGGCGAGCAGCCCGCTCAGCGGCACCATTCACGCCACTCCGCGCGCATAA